In Streptomyces puniciscabiei, a single genomic region encodes these proteins:
- a CDS encoding thioesterase II family protein, with translation MTYLRSWPNGASAAVPVLLCLPQAGASALQFRDWQVRLGSSAAVYAVQLPGREDRWDEPAPSSIAEVVGAVVAELADAGLLDRPLVVFGDSFGGLIAYELARAVGPSALVVCVSRAPAHWARQGGLHDNDVERLASASVEGSTLPSALVAELRDIAAEVLRRDAELSKTFRDAPGTEPLRCPVYAWGAVDDETVTPAQLDDWREVTTGPLHRHDFVGGHRISRDDPVTVLGRLSHVLAGIAEEEPS, from the coding sequence ATGACCTATCTACGCAGTTGGCCGAACGGCGCGTCGGCGGCCGTCCCCGTCCTGCTCTGCCTGCCGCAGGCCGGCGCCAGCGCCCTCCAGTTCCGGGACTGGCAGGTCCGGCTCGGCTCGAGCGCCGCGGTGTACGCCGTGCAGCTCCCCGGCCGGGAGGACCGGTGGGACGAGCCGGCACCGTCCAGCATCGCCGAGGTGGTCGGTGCCGTGGTGGCGGAACTGGCGGACGCGGGGCTCCTCGACCGGCCGCTGGTCGTCTTCGGAGACAGCTTCGGCGGACTGATCGCGTACGAGTTGGCCCGTGCGGTCGGCCCGTCCGCACTCGTGGTCTGCGTCAGCCGGGCGCCGGCCCACTGGGCACGGCAGGGCGGACTCCACGACAACGACGTCGAACGGCTGGCCTCCGCGAGTGTCGAAGGTTCGACTCTGCCGTCGGCTCTCGTCGCCGAACTGCGCGACATCGCCGCCGAAGTGCTGCGCCGCGACGCGGAGTTGTCGAAGACCTTCCGAGACGCGCCGGGCACGGAGCCGCTGCGCTGCCCTGTGTACGCCTGGGGCGCCGTTGACGACGAGACCGTCACCCCCGCACAACTGGACGACTGGCGCGAGGTCACCACCGGGCCGCTGCACCGCCACGACTTCGTCGGCGGGCACCGGATCAGCCGCGACGATCCGGTCACGGTGCTCGGACGGCTCTCCCACGTTCTGGCCGGCATCGCCGAGGAGGAACCGTCATGA